The following proteins come from a genomic window of Anas platyrhynchos isolate ZD024472 breed Pekin duck chromosome 12, IASCAAS_PekinDuck_T2T, whole genome shotgun sequence:
- the CEBPG gene encoding CCAAT/enhancer-binding protein gamma, translating into MSKTSQQNTATDANGVSVIHTQAHTSGLQQVPQLVPVSPGGGGKAVPPSKQGKKNSFVDRNSDEYRQRRERNNMAVKKSRLKSKQKAQDTLQRVTQLKEENERLEAKIKLLTKELSVLKDLFLEHAHNLADNVQPVGTETTTTNPENSGQ; encoded by the coding sequence ATGAGCAAGACATCCCAACAGAACACCGCTACAGATGCGAACGGAGTAAGTGTGATTCACACCCAGGCGCACACCAGTGGTTTGCAGCAGGTTCCCCAGCTGGTTCCCGTTAGTCCTGGTGGTGGAGGCAAAGCTGTGCCTCCAAGcaaacagggaaagaaaaattccTTTGTGGATAGAAACAGTGATGAGTATCGTCAGCGCAGAGAGCGGAACAACATGGCAGTGAAAAAGAGCCGgttaaaaagcaagcagaaagcaCAAGACACGCTGCAGAGGGTCACCCAgctcaaagaagaaaatgaacgTTTGGAGGCAAAAATTAAGCTCCTAACCAAGGAGCTGAGTGTACTGAAAGACTTGTTCCTTGAGCACGCACACAACCTCGCAGACAATGTGCAACCTGTTGGCACTGAAACCACCACAACAAACCCAGAGAACAGCGGACAGTAG